The [Clostridium] celerecrescens 18A genomic sequence GGTTTCATGCGGATGGAAGGACACCATGGAATGATGCGGATTATGGAAAGGCAAAAGCAGGTGTGGCCATCGCTGACAGGCCCGAGGGACCATATAAGCTGTTAGGCTCCTATGACCTGAACTACGTAAGGAGCGATAACCAGGGATTTGATGGAAATCATTTAGGCGCCGTGCGTGACATGAACCTGTTTGTAGATGACGATAAAGATAAGACGGCATATGTGATCTACTCCTCCCAGGGAAACCAGACATTGTTTATTTCCAGGCTGAACGAGGAATATACAGGTCTGGTGGTTCCCAAAGACAATGGGGTGCAAGGGGAACATTTTACCACCAACTTTAAAGGCTGGTCGAGAGAAGCTCCGTCCATGTTCAAATACAACAAGAAATATTACATGATAAACTCCGGCTGCACCGGCTGGTCGCCGAATGAGGCAAAGTATGCGGTAGCTGATCATCCCCTGGGTCCGTGGATAGACATGGGCGATCCCTGCGAAGGAGCCAATTCCAATAAAACCTTTTACACCCAGAGTACCTGTGTATTTCCTGTGGATGCAGAGTCTGGAAAATATATCTATATGGGAGACCGTTGGAATGCCGATGACTTGAGTGAATCCCGCTACGTATGGCTGCCGGTGGAATTCCAGGATGGGAACCGCTTGGTATTACGGCCTTACAGCAACTGGACGCTGGAGGAACTGGACAATAAGGGACTTGCCTATATCACTACGGAGATTCCGGAGCAGTTCGCCTCACTGGCAGAACTGGAAGATGCTCTGCCAGGCATGGTTGACGTAAAATCCGGTAACGAAACATGGATTGACGCGCCGGTTAAATGGGATGATATTGATGAAAATCGTCCGTTCGTTGGAGATTATACTGTATACGGAACACTGGAAGAACAGGGAAGAAGGATAAGTCATACGGCAACAATCCTTAACCGGAATACCAGGTGGTTCTTTGACTGCGGTGCGGATTCTTCGGAATATTTTGATTTAATGAAGGATCAGGCCCCTGGACTGCTGAACATGGAACCGGATCAGGCATATACGGAAGAAAATCATGCCGGGTATATGGGGACGGAAGGCACTTCGTTTGGACGATACTCCGGCTATGATTTATATGGAAACGGCTGGTGGGCGGAAAAAGACCAATCCATTGAATATGCATTTGACTTATCACCGGGAGAGTATATCGTATATACCGGATATCAGGAGTGGTGGAATACAAAGCGGGGGATCAGGATTTCAGCAGGAAAGAAAAATGAGGCTGGAACGGAAGAAAAACTGGCTTCCAAAGATTTTACCCTGGAACAGTTTGACAGGAATCTGGTTCAGGAACTGAAATTCACGGTACCTGGAGGAGATGATACAAGTCTTGTGTTTGTCCGTGTGGAGAAAACAGGATCAGCCGATCCGGTACTAAGCTTTATCAGTCTGGTGCCGGAAAAGGCTGCTGAGACATACTATACAATTTCCGGTATTGTAACTGAGAAAAAAAACGGTGTGGCTGATTTGGATGTCAATCTCTATAAAGGCGGTGACATAACCATTGCAAGTCCTTCGGAGGCTGCGAAAACCGGAGAAGACGGGGCCTATGCATTTAAAAATCTAAAGGATGGGATCTACTGCATTGAGGTACCGGATCAGGTAGGCTATGAGCAGGCAGTAAAAGTAATCGAAGTTAATGGAAAAAATGTAACTGATGCTGATCTGGAGTTAACCAGAAAGGAAGAACCGGAAAGGGAGGAGGAAATCAGAATCAAAACCCTTCCTGTACGGAGAAATTACTTGATGGGAGATCAGCTTGACCCTGAGGGGCTTCAAGTGGCTTTGTATCGTGAAGGAGAGGAAGAACGTGTTCTGGAGAAAAAGGAGTATACCTTAAGCGAGTTGGATTCTTCTACTTCCGGTAAAAAGAAAATTACAGTTACATATGTGGAAGAGGAAGGAAACGAACAGAAGATATTAAAGGCATTCTTTGAAGTCATCGTCTATCAAGCCGATTCAGCTCCGGAAATCAAAGTAGTAAGGAAACCGGATAAGCTGTTTTATATCTCAGGAGAGGACCTGGATCTGTCTGGTATGGAAGTACGCGGACAGAACCTTCTGGAAGCAGGTGTGACCATACTGGAGGCTGGGGATTATGAGGCGGAATATGACTTCTCGGAGCCGGGAATTTCAACAGTCACTGTTACCTATACCCTTGAAAAAGATGGAGAACCGGCCACAGTTTTAAAAGATTCTTTTCAAGTTACGGTGTTTGAGGCTGAAGAATCGGAACGTTATGTAGAAGAGATTCACATCGTTCAAAAGCCTTACCGGATAATCTACCGTCCGGGTGATGATTTTGATGTAGAAGGAATGACTGTGGAGAAAACTGTAAAAATGGTAGCTTCCTCAAGCAATGCTACTTATAAAGAAGTGGTACCTTTGGAGGATTTGGAAGTGGAGCCGGATGATTATTCAAAGACCGGTAAGAAACGGGTTCGCATCTTTTATTACGCTGACGGAGAAAATGGGGAGGAAAAGGAATTCTCAGACACGCTGAACGTGACTATCACCAGAAATGAAACGGCGCTCACGGAGGGGGATTTAGAGGCGTTGAAGAGAAAGCTGGAGGATAGGCTCCTCTATGGAGAGTACTTAACAGAGGCTGAAAAAAGAATGGCATTTACCGAAGCATTAGACGAAGCAGCGGAAATAATGCAAAACGTGGAAGAAAGAGAAAAATTAAGTGATAAGACGTTAAAACTGCTGAAAGATCTGGAAGAAAAGCTGCTGAAACAATTTGATCACATTACAGTCTCCCTGCAGGCGGATAGCTTTTTTAAAAATGTCCGTGCCGAAGGTCTGGGGCTTAATGCCGGCTTAGAGCCGAAAGGAGCTCAGATGATTCGACTGCAGATTCGAAGGGCTGTGGAAGAAGTGCCTGATGAGATTGTGAATCTGGCAGAGAAATATGTAGCAATGGACATTGTCCTATCCGGTGCAGAGGATGAAATGCAGCCCAGGCTCCCAATCAGAATCACTATGGATATTCCGGAGGTTCTTGGAGGAGAAAAACTTGTTATTTACTATTACCATGACGGAGATATCCATGTGATCCACCCGATTGTAAGGGGAAACAAAATGAGCTTTGACGTATGGGAGCTTTCTATGTTTGTGGCGGTAAACACAAAGGATGATGTAAATCCGGCTGTCCCTGGCAAAAATGGCGTGGGGGATGGAGATGCGGACCATGGCCCGGGCTTTACTGTTCCAGGAGAATGGAAGAAATGTGATATCGGCTGGTGGTATGAGAAAAAATCCGGAGGATATATTTTCGGGGATTGGGCTAGAATTAACGGATTGTGGTATAATTTTGATGAACGGGGATATATGAGGACCGGCTGGATCTTTGATAAGGGAAACTGGTATTATTTAAACGAAGACGGAAGCATGGCGGCGGGGAAATGGATTCTCTGTAAGCAAAAGTGGTATTACCTGACATGGAAGGGCACCATGGCCGTGAACACGTTGACTCCTGATGGTTATACGGTTGGAAGTGACGGTGCATGGGAGGTTCCAGGTGTGATACAAAAAGCGAATTAAGATAATCTGAGGCTGTCGGGTAGGAAACGGTCCCGCCAGCCTCATGGTTTTATTTAGGATGAGCTAAAATGAATTCCCTCTTTATCATCAGCAGTTTTTTTGTCTGCTTTAAAAGATAGAACAGGATCGCCCTTGCCTCAAATTCCTCCCGGTTAGAAGGAAGCTCATGACTTTTTAAATCCTGAAACAAAAGGTCTAAATTATTTAAAAGACCTTCTGCCGTATTTTCTCTGTGATACCCCTGTTCAATTCCTTCAAAAAGAAGTGCCACCTGCTTTGCCTGTCTGGGCAGGCAGGTGATGCTCTTGATATTTTCATAGATTTCCTGAAGCACCATGCTTTGCTGCTGGCGCATCTGGATATAATCCACTTCATAAGAATCCTTTTTCCAAAGGGCATTATTGTAATTATTAAGCGCGCATGTTCTGGCCAGGTAAAGGCTTTCCTTTAGCTGTATCAGACAATCCGGGTTATATCCACTTTTATCTTCCTCCATCAGCCAGTGGGACATGCGGCTTAAGATCCCCTTTATCTGTGAATCCACATCGTCTGCCAGTTTCTGAAATACTTTTTCCTTTTTCCGAAGATGCATATTGACCAGAACCCCAACCGTAGTGCCGATCAGGAACAGGGCAATTTCATTTCCTATGAGAGGCGCAGACATGGACCGCTCGGACAGAAAATGAGTGATGAGGACAGAATCCATGGCAATTGCTTCCCCCCAGTCCGCATACAGGCAAAGCAGGGCGAATAATAAAAGGTACCAGGCAAATGCAAAAAGAGTAAAACCCAAAAGACGGAAGGAAGCGGCAGCAAGTATTAACGCGCACACAAAGGCCAGCGTCCGGTTTCTGGCGCTTTTAATGGTTTCTCTCTTGGTATTCTGGATGCTGAGCACCGTGATGATGCCCGCCGTAGCAGAATATTTTAAACCTAGCTCCGCTGCAATGGTAATTGCCAACACAGCGGCGGCGGCAATTTTAATGCTTTTAATGATCTTTTCTTTATCCATGTGTGTTACCTCTTAAAAAGCAGTTTGTATTACCAGTATACCATATTTTTAAAAACATCCCATCAGAAAGATTGCTATTTCCTTCACAAATTAGTATAATTCCTATATTGCAGTTTTCATGTAAAAATGTATTTCCTAAGGAGGAACCGTGTGGATAACAACGATATATTAATAAGATTGCGGTATGCGATGGATATTAAAGATACGGATATGATTGAAATATTCAAACTGGGTGGAATCACGATTACAAAGGAAGGGGTCCGAAGGCTTCTGGCAAAGCCCCAAGCCGATATAAGTGATTCCGGCGAGCAAAAGGCAATTGCTGATAAAAACAGGGACATCTGCAATGATTTTATGCTGGAATCCTTTTTAAACGGTTACATTATTTTTAAACGGGGAAAGCAGGAAACAAAGCCGGGAGAGCCGGAAAAGCAGGTGTTCATGGTGAAGGATCACCGATCCGTCAATAATGTCCTGCTTAAGAAAGTTAAAATTGCCCTGTCCCTCACCGGGGATGACATGCTTGATATTTTTAAGTCTGTTGGAATTAATCTGTCCAACGGTGAATTAAGTGCACTTTTGCGAAGGGAAGGGCAGCGCAATTATAAGGAATGCCAGGACCGGTATGTGAGAAATTTCTTAAAAGGCCTTGCAATCAGATACAGATAGCTGGCAGAAGTTACTGGAGAGGGGCCTTGCTTATTATTTTTTTTGTGTTATAATGTAATTAGACGTTAAATCCCAGCGTAGCAAAAGATTTGATGTTTCATGAACAATCTTATAATTGACATGTAAAGAACCGTCTTTTTAAGAAGGGCTTTTAGTATTGTGCCAATGGCATGGATATGAAAAGCCCTTCTTTTTTTTGAAAGGAGGAATATTATGCAATTGGAAGGAATGGAAGTCAGCCATATGAAGTTCGGCGAAGGGAAGGTCATGGAGCTTGAGGAGAAATACATCACCATACTGTTCCCTCAGGGTGAAAAAAAGTTTTTGTATCCCAATTCCTTTAACAAATTTCTGACACTCAAGGATAAGAAAGTGCAAACAGAAATGAACAATATGCTGAAGCATATCTTAGAGGAAGAAGAAAGCAGACGTGCGGAGGAGATCAGTGAGCAGGAACGTCTGGAGGAAATACAAAATTTAAAGATCCGTCCCGATTCCCAGGCGTCTTTCGGATTTGTGGAGAATAGCAAGGAACGTGTTTTTTCTACTTGGTCAGTCTATGCTGGTTCCTATCAGAGCGGAGCCTCCAAAGGAAAGCCCAAGCTTCCGGTAAGGCTTAAACTGAATTCAGCCTGTCTCCTTACGGAATGCCCCAAGGGGGTGGCAGAAAAGAGACGGCGCATCATAGGAGCCTTTATGCTGCAGGATAATTTTGAAAGCTCTGCTTGCAGAGATGGGATGATTCAAAGCCACGAAAAATACAGGAT encodes the following:
- a CDS encoding YehS family protein; translation: MDNNDILIRLRYAMDIKDTDMIEIFKLGGITITKEGVRRLLAKPQADISDSGEQKAIADKNRDICNDFMLESFLNGYIIFKRGKQETKPGEPEKQVFMVKDHRSVNNVLLKKVKIALSLTGDDMLDIFKSVGINLSNGELSALLRREGQRNYKECQDRYVRNFLKGLAIRYR
- a CDS encoding aromatic acid exporter family protein, whose amino-acid sequence is MDKEKIIKSIKIAAAAVLAITIAAELGLKYSATAGIITVLSIQNTKRETIKSARNRTLAFVCALILAAASFRLLGFTLFAFAWYLLLFALLCLYADWGEAIAMDSVLITHFLSERSMSAPLIGNEIALFLIGTTVGVLVNMHLRKKEKVFQKLADDVDSQIKGILSRMSHWLMEEDKSGYNPDCLIQLKESLYLARTCALNNYNNALWKKDSYEVDYIQMRQQQSMVLQEIYENIKSITCLPRQAKQVALLFEGIEQGYHRENTAEGLLNNLDLLFQDLKSHELPSNREEFEARAILFYLLKQTKKLLMIKREFILAHPK